TTTTCTTGTCATTGCGAGACTGACACTTCACATGTGTTCAGTGCAGGCTCAGTCAGTCGAAGCAATCTCCTGCCCAATTGGCAGAGCGTTACCAATAAATTATTTCTATGGAATGTAGCAGATTGCTTCGCCACTCCTTCGACTAGGTTCAGGACAGGCCCTTCGCTAGTGCCCTTCCACATCCTCAGGAGAGGCTCAGGGCTTCGGCTCGCAATGGCACTTAATATCGATGCCCGTTCGGGGAACGGGCCCTACTGTGGTTTGTTAACGTACGTGAAACGAGAATAAAATAAGAACAGACCCCATAACTGCTGAATAAGTAGTGTCTGTTGTCTCGATTTTATTATTGACATAAACTGAAATCAATTATAAACTTCCATTATGGTTTCACTTTGGAATCTTTGTGGAGGGACTTCAAATGGCAACAATGACAATAAAAAACATTCCTGATGATCTGTATAAAAAGCTAAGGCAAAGTGCGGCGGACCACCGTCGAAGCATTAACAGTGAATTTATAGTATGCCTTGAACGGGCGCTCCTAGCTCCGAAGCTTAACATTGCAACCACATTAACGAGAATCCGTAAGCTGCGTAAGAAAACTTCCAATTTCTTGCTTACCGATAAAGAGCTCTCAAAGGCAAAAGGTGAGGGGCGGTTGTGATAGTTGTTGATACCAATGTTATTGCTTTTCTACTAATCGAAGGGGAACACACAGCTCAGGCTGAAGGTGTATTCAAAAAAGACACGGAATGGATCGCTCCATATCTCTGGCGGTCAGAGTTCCGGAGCGTCTTAGCATTCTATGTTCGGAAGAGACGAATTCACTTGGATGATGCAAAAGCACTAATGCAGGAGGCGGAGGTCTTAATGCAGGGAAGGGAATTCGAAGTGGAATCAGCAAGGGTGTTAGAACTGGCTGAAAGCTCTAAATGTTCAGCTTATGACTGCGAGTATGTTACCCTAGCTGAGCAGGTTGGGGTTAAGTTGGTAACATCTGATAAAAAGGTGTTGAATGCTTTCTCCTGGATAGCAATGGAAATGACTTCGTTCTCCACTAAAGAGACTGATCG
This genomic window from Thermodesulfobacteriota bacterium contains:
- a CDS encoding type II toxin-antitoxin system VapC family toxin; protein product: MIVVDTNVIAFLLIEGEHTAQAEGVFKKDTEWIAPYLWRSEFRSVLAFYVRKRRIHLDDAKALMQEAEVLMQGREFEVESARVLELAESSKCSAYDCEYVTLAEQVGVKLVTSDKKVLNAFSWIAMEMTSFSTKETDR
- a CDS encoding Arc family DNA-binding protein, yielding MATMTIKNIPDDLYKKLRQSAADHRRSINSEFIVCLERALLAPKLNIATTLTRIRKLRKKTSNFLLTDKELSKAKGEGRL